From a single Sorghum bicolor cultivar BTx623 chromosome 5, Sorghum_bicolor_NCBIv3, whole genome shotgun sequence genomic region:
- the LOC8056282 gene encoding putative UDP-glucose glucosyltransferase: MGEEAMVVPTVAAAAATTSGAPPHLLLICFPDQGHVNPMLRLAKRIAAKGLLVTFSSVSTVGAKLATSRGVSAGGDGVALGRGRVRFEFVDDEDLGPDLDDLMRHLAKEGPPAFAKLLARQAAFRVG, translated from the coding sequence ATGGGCGAGGAAGCAATGGTCGTGCCCAccgtggcagcagcagcagcgacaacGAGCGGCGCCCCGCCGCACCTGCTCCTAATCTGCTTCCCTGACCAAGGCCACGTGAACCCGATGCTCCGCCTGGCGAAGCGCATCGCGGCGAAAGGTCTCCTGGTGACCTTCTCCTCGGTCTCCACCGTCGGCGCGAAGCTGGCCACGTCCAGGGGCGTGTcggccggcggcgacggcgtcgCCCTCGGCCGGGGACGCGTCCGGTTCGAGTTCGTCGACGACGAGGACCTCGGCCCTGACCTGGACGACCTCATGCGGCACCTCGCCAAGGAAGGACCGCCGGCGTTCGCGAAGCTGCTGGCGCGGCAGGCGGCGTTCAGGGTAGGATGA